One genomic window of Magnolia sinica isolate HGM2019 chromosome 3, MsV1, whole genome shotgun sequence includes the following:
- the LOC131240677 gene encoding pentatricopeptide repeat-containing protein At3g12770-like, which produces MTMALRAVACLELVTGGGKYRVLSGTHYKSIFEKIRLLFRTSREKHVLIISAFMLTSSIRYLCASKSFTQKSNQFYTSATPINPLQGLLQLLQSSINHQSLSLSKQSHARIISLGFDQDPFLATKLITAYSICGAPSVSRLVFDSICHKNVFLWNSLISAYAKNRIFEEPFCLFNRMCIGHESPDNYTFATLSKICGELRDLGTGKAIHCRIVRAGFSSDTVVMNSVMAMYCKCDNLGDARDLFDEMPHRSVASWNVVISECAVSDDFCFSEERWKCVKQMQIEGMKPDAFTVASLLPFCTTESAGRTYGREIHCFIIRNGLGLDSASDLYVGSCLIDMYSKSKNVVMGRQVFDQMKCKNVVAWTAMISGYAQNGGAREALMLFPKMQERGVGPNRVSIVSILPACSSLASLMEGKQIHGFAVRSELNYDVSVSNALIDMYSKCGSLKCARHVFDDESFCKDTISWSSMITGYGLHGRGEEAVALFNNMLQAGINPDNITSVGVLSACSRAGLITEGFEIYNLLTVDYGILPTMEIYSCVVDMLGRAGQLDQALNFINSMPVRPGPSIWGALFSASVLHGRTEMRDLAYGSLLLLEPENPSNYVSLSNIYASSGMWDGVAEVRMQMKERKLRKLPGCSWISVNSKFHCFYVADKSHPSSDMIYSMLDNLILMIKGDGVCALNI; this is translated from the coding sequence ATGACGATGGCTCTCAGAGCGGTAGCCTGTCTCGAGCTCGTAACGGGCGGGGGAAAGTACCGCGTCTTAAGTGGTACGCACTACAAGAGTATCTTTGAAAAGATCAGGCTTCTTTTTCGCACGTCGCGGGAAAAACACGTTCTCATCATCTCTGCATTCATGCTCACTTCTTCTATTCGGTACCTCTGCGCTTCAAAATCTTTTACCCAGAAAAGCAACCAATTTTACACTTCTGCCACTCCCATCAACCCTCTCCAGGGTCTCCTCCAACTTCTGCAATCCTCCATCAACCACCAATCTCTAAGTCTCTCCAAACAATCTCACGCTCGGATCATCTCTCTTGGGTTCGATCAAGATCCCTTTCTCGCAACGAAGCTCATCACGGCATATTCGATCTGCGGGGCCCCGTCCGTTTCTCGCCTAGTCTTCGATTCGATTTGCCACAAGAATGTCTTCCTCTGGAACTCATTGATCAGCGCGTACGCCAAGAATCGCATTTTTGAAGAACCCTTTTGTTTGTTTAATCGAATGTGCATTGGCCATGAATCTCCTGATAATTACACTTTTGCCACTCTTTCGAAGATTTGCGGTGAGCTTAGGGACCTGGGAACTGGAAAAGCCATTCATTGTCGAATCGTGCGAGCTGGGTTTTCCTCGGACACGGTTGTTATGAATTCTGTAATGGCCATGTACTGTAAATGTGATAATTTGGGCGATGCTCGTgacttgtttgatgaaatgccccaTAGAAGTGTGGCTTCTTGGAACGTTGTAATTTCCGAGTGTGCAGTTTCTGATGACTTTTGTTTCAGTGAGGAACGATGGAAGTGTGTAAAACAGATGCAGATTGAAGGAATGAAACCTGATGCCTTTACAGTAGCTAGTCTTCTTCCCTTTTGCACTACTGAGTCTGCAGGCCGGACTTATGGAAGAGAGATTCATTGTTTCATTATAAGAAATGGGTTAGGATTGGATTCGGCTTCGGATCTTTATGTGGGGAGTTGCTTGATTGATATGTACTCGAAAAGCAAAAATGTAGTCATGGGTAGACAGGTTTTCGACCAGATGAAGTGTAAAAATGTAGTTGCTTGGACTGCCATGATCTCAGGTTATGCTCAGAATGGAGGTGCAAGGGAGGCTTTGATGCTTTTCCCTAAAATGCAGGAGAGAGGAGTGGGGCCCAATAGAGTATCTATTGTGAGCATCCTCCCTGCTTGCAGTTCTCTTGCCAGTTTGATGGAGGGGAAACAAATTCATGGTTTTGCTGTTAGATCAGAACTGAATTATGACGTTTCTGTAAGCAATGCTTTGATTGACATGTACTCAAAATGCGGGAGCTTGAAATGTGCGAGGCATGTCTTTGATGATGAATCTTTCTGTAAAGACACAATCTCTTGGAGTTCGATGATTACTGGTTATGGACTACACGGGAGGGGTGAGGAAGCTGTTGCACTTTTCAACAACATGCTGCAGGCGGGAATTAATCCAGATAATATAACGTCTGTGGGAGTTCTTTCTGCATGCAGTAGAGCAGGACTGATAACTGAAGGCTTTGAGATTTATAATTTGTTGACAGTAGATTATGGCATTTTGCCCACGATGGAGATCTATTCTTGTGTGGTCGACATGTTGGGTCGAGCAGGCCAGCTTGACCAGGCACTAAATTTTATCAATTCAATGCCTGTGAGGCCTGGTCCTAGCATTTGGGGGGCTCTTTTCAGTGCTTCCGTGCTTCATGGAAGAACAGAGATGCGGGATTTGGCTTATGGGTCCCTTCTTCTGTTAGAACCTGAGAACCCGTCAAATTACGTTTCGCTCTCGAACATATATGCTTCTTCTGGGATGTGGGATGGTGTGGCGGAAGTGAGGATGCAGATGAAGGAGAGAAAGTTGCGGAAGCTGCCTGGATGTAGTTGGATTAGTGTCAATAGCAAGTTTCATTGCTTTTATGTTGCAGATAAATCACACCCCTCTTCTGATATGATATATTCAATGTTAGACAACCTCATATTAATGATTAAGGGAGATGGTGTTTGTGCTTTGAATATTTGA